CTGATCCCGGCAATCTCGGCTTACCTGGCCATGAATTTCACTGGCGCTTCCACCTATACTTCTCTCTCCGGTGTTAAGAAAGAGATGCGCTGGGCTGTCCCCGTCGAAATCGGGGCCGCTGCG
This portion of the Deltaproteobacteria bacterium genome encodes:
- a CDS encoding mercury methylation corrinoid protein HgcA; this encodes LIPAISAYLAMNFTGASTYTSLSGVKKEMRWAVPVEIGAAAAGLVLWLGALFLY